A single window of Pseudomonadota bacterium DNA harbors:
- the pstB gene encoding phosphate ABC transporter ATP-binding protein PstB yields MGHTATIRRDVRETIGESRVGSPRIRCDDVNVFYAQNHAIKHVNLDVGKNEVLAMIGPSGCGKSTFLRCLNRMNDTIDGCRVTGQIMMDGEDINGSAIDVVPLRAQVSMVFQKPNPFPKSIWENVAFGPRIHGLARNRSELNDLVEASLKRAGLWDEVKDRLDQPGTGLSGGQQQRLCIARTIAVQPEVILMDEPCSALDPISTAKVEELIDELREHYSICIVTHSMQQAARVSQRTAYFHLGDLIEIGSTDQIFTNPRHELTEDYITGRFG; encoded by the coding sequence ATGGGGCACACCGCGACGATACGGCGTGATGTTCGCGAGACGATCGGGGAGTCGCGCGTGGGAAGTCCGCGCATTCGCTGTGACGATGTGAACGTCTTTTACGCCCAAAACCATGCGATCAAGCACGTCAACCTGGATGTCGGCAAGAATGAAGTCCTGGCGATGATCGGACCTTCGGGCTGCGGCAAGTCGACATTTTTGCGGTGCCTGAATCGAATGAACGACACCATCGACGGCTGTCGGGTCACCGGCCAGATCATGATGGACGGGGAGGACATCAACGGTTCGGCCATTGACGTGGTGCCGCTGCGTGCCCAAGTGAGCATGGTCTTCCAAAAGCCCAATCCTTTTCCGAAGTCGATTTGGGAAAACGTCGCATTCGGCCCTCGTATTCACGGTTTGGCCCGAAATCGTTCGGAGTTGAACGATCTTGTGGAAGCGAGTTTGAAGCGCGCCGGTTTGTGGGACGAGGTTAAAGACCGGCTCGATCAACCCGGTACCGGCCTGTCCGGTGGTCAACAGCAACGTCTGTGCATCGCGCGGACCATTGCGGTACAGCCGGAGGTGATTTTGATGGACGAACCGTGCTCCGCCCTCGATCCCATTTCCACTGCGAAGGTGGAAGAGTTAATTGACGAACTGCGCGAGCACTATTCCATTTGCATCGTCACGCATTCCATGCAGCAGGCCGCCCGGGTTTCTCAGCGAACGGCTTATTTCCATTTGGGCGATTTGATCGAAATTGGCAGCACCGATCAGATTTTCACCAACCCTAGGCACGAGTTGACCGAGGATTACATTACCGGTCGCTTCGGCTAG
- a CDS encoding ArsC family reductase, with protein sequence MWTLYGIANCDTVRRARRYLDGVGQDYQFHDFRRDGLSETLLRDWVAEVGWETLLNRRGLTWRRLPEAARSDLNQERAAGLMLENPTLIKRPILDTGTQRIIGFSEDRYANLSP encoded by the coding sequence ATGTGGACACTCTACGGAATCGCCAACTGCGACACCGTGCGTCGAGCTCGCCGCTATTTGGATGGTGTCGGGCAAGACTATCAATTTCACGACTTTCGCCGCGACGGACTTAGCGAAACGCTGCTGCGTGATTGGGTCGCCGAGGTCGGCTGGGAAACCCTCCTCAATCGCCGGGGTCTCACCTGGCGTAGATTACCGGAAGCCGCTCGATCTGACCTAAATCAGGAGCGCGCCGCGGGACTGATGTTAGAAAATCCCACATTAATTAAACGCCCGATCCTTGATACCGGGACACAACGCATTATCGGCTTCTCCGAAGACCGTTATGCCAACTTGTCACCTTAA
- a CDS encoding ATP-binding protein, which translates to MRQTLLLPADNLKRLFYVRVVALIGLSGALAVGYMGLSMPLPIIPCVVIGVLMAIDNASAWRAASRQTTVSRLRFFWHLAVDVAGLTALFYFTGGYTNPFTSFYLLPLAIAASTLPPRDTLQLALATVVSYSALIYYHIPLPLHTSGHDGFDLHMAGMWGSFVVAAGVIAFFIGYMAEALRQRGNDLAEIRENALRDQQVVAMGALAAGTAHELGTPLSTMALLVDDLRERYIDQPELLDDLNVLREQVTRCRNSINRALVTAGRPRAQDTTALSVRELLNELIAQWRALRPEHEVRVAITGEGTQPRLVVDTTVLQALISVMNNAADACRDPVSVTASWQRDQLLLAIVDRGAGISSEVVETLGDPQTTRKPTGHGVGLFLAASIIRRARGELRIAATGKQGTRVEVTLPLLAPVISGEHHERNDNVATQSITR; encoded by the coding sequence ATGAGGCAAACGCTGCTTTTACCTGCTGATAATTTGAAGCGCCTGTTCTACGTCCGAGTCGTTGCTTTGATCGGGCTGAGTGGAGCGCTGGCCGTCGGCTATATGGGTCTGAGCATGCCACTGCCCATCATCCCCTGCGTCGTGATCGGCGTGTTGATGGCGATCGACAACGCCTCCGCGTGGCGCGCCGCATCGCGCCAGACCACGGTCTCCCGGCTGCGGTTTTTCTGGCATTTGGCGGTCGACGTCGCAGGATTAACCGCTTTGTTTTATTTCACCGGCGGCTACACCAATCCGTTTACATCGTTCTATTTGCTTCCCTTGGCCATTGCGGCTTCAACCCTGCCACCACGCGACACGCTACAACTCGCATTGGCCACGGTGGTCTCGTACAGTGCGCTGATCTACTACCACATACCGCTACCGCTCCATACCTCCGGCCACGATGGGTTCGATCTGCACATGGCGGGCATGTGGGGCAGTTTCGTGGTCGCCGCGGGCGTGATTGCGTTTTTCATCGGATATATGGCCGAAGCACTTCGACAGCGGGGAAACGACCTGGCGGAAATACGAGAAAACGCCCTGCGGGACCAGCAAGTGGTGGCCATGGGGGCCTTGGCCGCCGGAACAGCGCACGAACTGGGCACGCCCCTGTCCACCATGGCTTTACTCGTTGACGATCTGCGGGAGCGATATATCGACCAACCGGAGTTGTTGGATGATCTGAACGTACTGCGTGAACAAGTGACCCGCTGCCGCAACAGTATCAACCGGGCATTGGTCACGGCCGGTAGGCCGAGGGCGCAAGACACCACGGCACTGTCGGTACGAGAGCTACTAAACGAACTCATAGCGCAATGGCGCGCCCTGCGCCCCGAGCACGAAGTCCGGGTGGCGATCACCGGCGAGGGGACACAACCTCGCCTGGTGGTGGACACAACCGTGCTGCAAGCATTGATCAGCGTAATGAACAATGCCGCCGATGCCTGCCGGGATCCTGTATCCGTGACTGCGAGCTGGCAGCGGGATCAACTTTTGCTCGCCATCGTGGACCGGGGCGCGGGAATCTCGTCAGAAGTCGTCGAGACCCTCGGGGATCCACAAACCACGCGAAAACCTACAGGACACGGCGTCGGCCTTTTCCTGGCGGCCAGCATCATTCGGCGGGCACGCGGCGAGCTGCGCATTGCCGCTACCGGCAAGCAAGGCACACGAGTGGAAGTGACCTTGCCGTTGCTCGCCCCCGTGATTTCCGGTGAACATCATGAGCGAAATGACAACGTCGCAACACAATCTATTACTCGTTGA
- the phoU gene encoding phosphate signaling complex protein PhoU, whose protein sequence is MKRDQELAGRDLEGHTVRRYDGELNHLHMTVLEMGGLVLDQVRLALQALRHHDDGMVDEVKSRENQVDALEVKLDEQIAHVIARRGPVAKDLRVIIAFSKAVADLERIGDEAAKVAILGGDLYPEGNNGPSDMLIRDAHIVGKVARDMLQEALDVLDSLSVSRAARLVNSEQNLDEEFQSSLRRLTTFVMEDARNVGHVVTITLILKALERIGDHAKNLAEYVIYMVEGQDVRHHDNPPPVSS, encoded by the coding sequence ATGAAACGGGATCAAGAATTGGCGGGTAGAGACTTGGAAGGTCATACGGTTCGTCGCTACGACGGGGAGCTCAACCATCTTCATATGACGGTGTTGGAGATGGGCGGGTTGGTCCTCGACCAAGTGCGTCTGGCGCTGCAAGCGCTTCGTCATCACGACGATGGAATGGTCGACGAGGTGAAATCGCGCGAGAACCAAGTCGACGCCTTGGAAGTCAAGCTCGATGAGCAAATCGCCCATGTCATTGCCCGACGTGGCCCGGTGGCCAAAGATCTGAGGGTGATCATCGCCTTTTCCAAAGCGGTCGCCGATTTGGAGCGGATCGGTGACGAGGCGGCAAAGGTCGCCATTCTTGGCGGAGATCTTTACCCAGAGGGCAACAACGGTCCGAGTGATATGTTGATTCGAGATGCCCATATCGTCGGCAAAGTCGCCCGCGATATGTTGCAAGAAGCGCTAGACGTGCTGGATTCTCTCAGTGTGTCCCGGGCAGCACGGTTGGTAAACAGCGAGCAGAATCTGGATGAGGAATTCCAGTCCAGTTTACGTCGTCTAACGACTTTCGTGATGGAAGATGCACGCAACGTCGGTCACGTTGTTACTATTACTTTGATTCTTAAAGCGTTGGAGCGTATCGGCGATCACGCCAAGAATTTGGCGGAATATGTGATTTATATGGTGGAAGGACAGGACGTTCGCCACCACGACAACCCACCTCCTGTCTCTTCCTAA
- the dapC gene encoding succinyldiaminopimelate transaminase, whose protein sequence is MNPRMDALKPYPFERLSQLLSGVSPPSDQPVISFAIGEPTQPPPSAVLSALTDALESAGNYPATLGTIELRESCAEWAARRFKVPTGWIDPAQHVLPVNGTREALFAFAQCLIDPIPGAKVAMPNPCYQIYEGAALLAGAEPFYMNCWPVNHNLPDPDAIPAATLADCQLVYLCTPNNPTGAVASLDYLVQWLELADRYDFVIAGDECYSEIYPDESSPPPGLLQACAVTGRRDFHRCMVFHSLSKRSNLPGLRSGFVAGDADLIRLFLRYRTYHGSAMPPPTQAASISAWRDEAHVVRNRANYRQAFDSALEILSPLSDIKAPAGGFYLWLPTPGSDIDFALAAYRDHGVRVVPGSYLSRPTAEGDPGQDYVRISLVAPPEQVGPGIARLARCLEAG, encoded by the coding sequence GTGAATCCTCGCATGGATGCCTTGAAACCGTACCCGTTCGAACGGCTGTCCCAACTGCTGTCCGGGGTATCCCCCCCTTCCGACCAGCCGGTGATTTCATTCGCCATCGGCGAACCCACACAGCCGCCACCGTCCGCCGTGCTATCGGCATTGACCGACGCGTTGGAAAGCGCGGGCAACTACCCGGCCACGCTCGGGACCATAGAACTCCGTGAGAGCTGTGCCGAGTGGGCCGCTCGGCGATTCAAGGTACCGACCGGCTGGATCGACCCCGCCCAACATGTATTGCCGGTTAATGGCACGCGCGAAGCGCTGTTTGCGTTCGCCCAGTGCCTCATCGACCCGATCCCGGGGGCCAAGGTGGCCATGCCCAACCCCTGTTACCAGATCTACGAGGGTGCGGCGTTGTTGGCCGGTGCCGAACCCTTCTATATGAACTGTTGGCCGGTCAATCACAATCTCCCGGACCCTGACGCCATCCCCGCCGCCACGTTGGCCGACTGCCAGTTGGTTTATTTGTGCACGCCCAATAATCCCACCGGCGCGGTCGCTTCATTGGACTATCTGGTGCAGTGGCTGGAACTGGCCGACCGCTACGATTTCGTTATTGCGGGGGATGAGTGTTACAGCGAGATCTATCCCGACGAGAGCTCACCGCCACCCGGATTACTGCAAGCCTGTGCCGTGACCGGTCGGCGGGATTTTCACCGCTGCATGGTGTTTCACAGCCTCTCGAAACGATCCAACCTGCCCGGTCTGAGGTCGGGATTCGTTGCCGGCGATGCCGATCTGATTCGCTTGTTTTTGCGCTACCGCACCTACCATGGCAGTGCCATGCCCCCGCCCACCCAAGCCGCCAGCATCTCGGCTTGGCGTGACGAAGCCCATGTGGTTCGAAACCGGGCGAACTATCGGCAGGCGTTTGATTCCGCGTTGGAGATTCTCTCACCCCTGAGCGACATCAAAGCACCGGCGGGCGGATTTTATTTGTGGTTGCCCACACCGGGTTCGGATATAGATTTCGCGCTGGCCGCTTACCGCGACCACGGCGTTCGCGTGGTCCCCGGCAGCTATCTTTCCCGACCCACGGCCGAGGGCGATCCGGGGCAGGACTATGTCCGCATCTCCCTGGTCGCGCCGCCCGAACAGGTCGGCCCCGGTATCGCCCGTCTTGCCCGCTGCCTGGAGGCCGGTTGA
- the dapE gene encoding succinyl-diaminopimelate desuccinylase, with product MSTTLELAKQLIAKPSITPEDAGCQDLLMDRLADLGFRAEPFNEQDVSNFFARRGHAAPLLVFAGHTDVVPPGPTDTWETDPFTPEIRNGRLYGRGAADMKGSLAAMITALERFVKRHPHHKGSIGMLVTSDEEGPAVHGTVNVVEALRERGDLINWCVVGEPTAETTVGDTVKNGRRGSLHGRLTVLGMQGHVAYPEYARNPIHESTRALDELCRMEWDSGSKDFPPTTFQISNVKAGTGATNVIPGHMEVTFNFRYCPASAPMDLKKRVEGILSQHRLDYRIEWELSGEPYVTGSGELLDATQEAVKAVTGKSPQVSTSGGTSDGRFIAKQGAQVVEVGPVNESIHQANEWIDIDELETLADIYENILERLLGG from the coding sequence ATGTCCACAACTTTGGAACTTGCCAAGCAGCTGATTGCCAAGCCCTCCATCACGCCAGAGGATGCGGGCTGCCAAGACCTGCTGATGGATCGGTTGGCGGACCTGGGTTTTCGAGCCGAACCGTTCAATGAACAGGACGTGAGCAATTTCTTTGCCCGACGCGGACATGCCGCGCCGTTACTGGTGTTCGCCGGACATACCGATGTGGTCCCTCCCGGCCCCACCGATACCTGGGAAACCGACCCGTTCACCCCGGAGATACGCAACGGTCGCCTATACGGCCGCGGCGCGGCCGATATGAAGGGCTCACTGGCCGCGATGATCACGGCGCTGGAACGGTTCGTTAAACGGCATCCGCACCACAAGGGCAGCATCGGCATGCTGGTGACCAGCGACGAGGAAGGCCCCGCCGTCCACGGAACGGTCAACGTCGTCGAAGCGCTTCGCGAGCGGGGAGATTTGATTAACTGGTGTGTGGTAGGCGAACCCACCGCCGAGACAACCGTTGGCGATACCGTCAAGAACGGCCGGCGCGGTTCACTTCATGGCCGGCTTACCGTCCTCGGCATGCAGGGGCACGTGGCTTACCCCGAGTACGCCCGCAACCCCATCCATGAATCCACCCGCGCTCTGGACGAGTTGTGCCGGATGGAGTGGGACTCGGGCAGCAAAGATTTCCCACCGACCACCTTTCAGATATCCAATGTCAAAGCTGGAACCGGCGCGACCAACGTCATTCCCGGACACATGGAAGTGACGTTCAATTTTCGATACTGCCCTGCCAGCGCGCCGATGGACCTCAAAAAGCGTGTCGAAGGCATCTTGAGCCAGCATCGGCTGGATTACCGCATCGAGTGGGAACTGTCGGGCGAACCCTACGTGACCGGCTCCGGTGAACTGCTGGACGCAACGCAGGAAGCCGTCAAGGCCGTAACGGGAAAATCACCCCAGGTTTCCACATCCGGCGGGACCTCAGACGGACGCTTCATCGCCAAACAGGGGGCTCAGGTGGTGGAAGTCGGTCCGGTCAATGAGAGCATCCATCAGGCGAACGAGTGGATTGACATCGACGAGCTGGAGACGCTCGCCGATATCTACGAAAACATTCTGGAACGCCTGCTCGGCGGCTGA
- a CDS encoding transporter, giving the protein MGRTTDRNGIFHLSLAAVMLGLSSAAGAHSQWEASRVDAHAPIGVMGDHTHNAGEVMLSYRYMHMEMDGNRIGTDSVSVAEALAAGPYAVVPVKMDMDMHMFGVMYAPTDRLTLMAMVPYVRLEMLHATAMGGSFVTEAEGVGDVSVGGLVRLNKTGPHLVHLNLGVSLPTGRIDERDDTPAMANAKLPYPMQLGSGTVDLKPGLTYLGQTESWSWGAQTIATIRMGENSEDYTLGDRIDATAWVAKPWTGSLSTSLRLGLANWGNIDGFDPDLNPAMIPTADPSLRGGERVDVGIGANLYGREGVLRGHRLALEVTVPVKQRLDGPQLEADWTAIAGWQYSF; this is encoded by the coding sequence ATGGGACGGACGACGGATCGAAACGGGATATTCCACCTTTCATTGGCAGCAGTCATGCTCGGCTTGAGTTCGGCTGCCGGCGCCCATTCCCAATGGGAGGCTTCGCGGGTGGATGCCCATGCACCCATCGGCGTGATGGGCGATCATACCCACAATGCCGGCGAAGTGATGCTTTCCTATCGCTATATGCACATGGAAATGGATGGCAATCGCATCGGTACGGACTCGGTATCGGTCGCCGAAGCTTTAGCCGCCGGCCCCTATGCGGTGGTGCCGGTCAAGATGGATATGGACATGCACATGTTCGGCGTGATGTACGCGCCAACGGACCGGCTGACCTTGATGGCGATGGTGCCCTATGTGCGTTTGGAAATGTTGCACGCAACCGCCATGGGTGGAAGCTTTGTCACCGAGGCGGAAGGTGTGGGCGATGTGAGCGTTGGGGGCTTGGTGAGGCTAAACAAAACCGGCCCTCACCTGGTGCATCTCAATTTGGGAGTGAGTCTGCCCACCGGCCGTATCGACGAGCGAGACGATACGCCGGCGATGGCCAACGCCAAGCTACCCTATCCCATGCAGCTCGGTTCCGGCACGGTGGACTTGAAACCGGGGTTGACCTACTTGGGGCAAACTGAGTCCTGGTCCTGGGGGGCGCAGACCATCGCGACCATCCGCATGGGAGAAAACAGCGAGGATTACACGCTGGGGGATCGCATCGATGCCACTGCTTGGGTCGCAAAACCGTGGACGGGGAGTTTAAGTACCTCCTTGCGCTTGGGGTTGGCCAACTGGGGCAACATCGACGGCTTTGATCCCGACTTGAATCCGGCCATGATTCCCACCGCGGACCCGTCGTTACGCGGCGGCGAGCGCGTGGACGTGGGGATCGGTGCCAATCTCTACGGTCGCGAGGGCGTGCTGCGGGGACATCGGCTGGCGCTGGAAGTGACCGTGCCGGTCAAGCAGCGCCTGGATGGCCCGCAGTTGGAGGCTGACTGGACCGCGATAGCCGGTTGGCAATACAGCTTCTAA
- the pstA gene encoding phosphate ABC transporter permease PstA, with translation MNSSTTVTGPGVSAGQRPIDIIRAGMKKRRAREKRFQWVSLAAIILGISFVAMLFISIFLSGYTAFFQTYLKIDVALDPAVIAPDGQMDRETLGRADFGGLIKQSLREDFPDVTSRAEKRKLYDLVSSGAAFQLRDRVMEDPSLVGQTISLWVPADDEIDMLNKGHIDRALPESERRIKDNQLAWVDQLAEEGRLTTRFNTTFFTAGDSRDPELAGIWGAAAGSFFTLTVTLLLSFPLGVAAAVYLEEFAPRNRITDLIEVNINNLAAVPSIVFGLLGLAVFINFFGLPRSAPLVGGLVLTLMTLPTIIIASRAALKAVPPSIREAALGIGASPLQTVTYHVLPLAMPGMLTGTIIGMAQALGETAPLLMIGMVAFIVDVPSNAFDPSTALPVQIFLWADSPERAFVERTSGAILVLLVFLALMNFAAVLMRRRFERRW, from the coding sequence ATGAATAGTTCAACCACTGTGACGGGTCCTGGCGTATCAGCCGGACAACGCCCGATTGACATCATTCGCGCCGGGATGAAGAAACGGCGCGCCAGAGAAAAGCGCTTTCAATGGGTGAGTTTGGCCGCGATTATTCTGGGCATCTCGTTCGTCGCGATGTTGTTCATCAGCATTTTTCTTAGCGGCTATACGGCCTTCTTTCAGACTTACCTCAAAATCGATGTCGCGCTGGATCCGGCCGTGATCGCGCCGGATGGTCAGATGGACCGTGAAACGTTGGGTCGCGCCGATTTCGGCGGCTTGATTAAACAATCCTTGCGGGAAGACTTCCCCGATGTCACCAGCCGGGCCGAAAAGCGCAAGCTCTACGACTTGGTCAGTTCGGGAGCGGCGTTCCAGTTGCGTGATCGCGTCATGGAAGATCCCTCGCTGGTGGGGCAAACCATCAGTCTATGGGTGCCGGCGGACGACGAAATCGACATGTTGAACAAGGGGCATATCGATCGCGCGCTGCCTGAGTCGGAACGGCGTATCAAAGATAATCAGTTGGCTTGGGTGGACCAACTGGCCGAAGAGGGACGGTTGACCACTCGGTTTAACACCACGTTCTTCACCGCCGGCGATTCCCGTGATCCGGAGTTGGCGGGTATTTGGGGTGCGGCGGCAGGGTCATTCTTCACCTTGACGGTGACGTTGCTTCTGTCCTTCCCGTTGGGCGTCGCGGCAGCGGTTTATCTTGAAGAGTTCGCGCCACGTAATCGGATTACTGATCTGATTGAGGTGAATATCAATAACTTGGCTGCCGTGCCTTCGATCGTGTTCGGTTTACTGGGTTTGGCGGTGTTCATCAATTTCTTTGGCTTGCCGCGCTCGGCGCCCCTGGTAGGCGGATTGGTCTTGACCCTCATGACCTTACCCACGATCATTATCGCCAGTCGGGCTGCACTGAAAGCAGTACCGCCTTCGATTCGGGAGGCCGCCTTGGGGATTGGCGCTTCGCCTCTACAAACCGTGACTTATCATGTGTTGCCGCTGGCCATGCCGGGCATGCTCACCGGAACGATCATCGGAATGGCGCAAGCGCTTGGGGAAACGGCTCCTCTTTTGATGATCGGGATGGTGGCTTTTATCGTTGACGTCCCATCGAACGCGTTTGATCCGTCAACAGCGCTTCCGGTGCAGATTTTTCTTTGGGCGGATAGTCCTGAACGAGCTTTCGTCGAACGCACCTCCGGTGCGATTCTGGTACTTCTCGTCTTTTTGGCATTGATGAATTTTGCCGCGGTTTTGATGCGTCGACGCTTCGAGCGACGGTGGTGA
- the dapD gene encoding 2,3,4,5-tetrahydropyridine-2,6-dicarboxylate N-succinyltransferase has product MSNLKETIENAFEHRAEITPERVDPAVKEAIEEALALLESGSARVAEPTEGGWRVNEWLKKAVLLSFRTEENRLLDGGFTHFYDKVPTRYASFDEAAFQAQGVRVVPPATVRRGTHIASNVVLMPSYVNIGAYVGSGTMVDTWATVGSCAQIGRNVHLSGGVGIGGVLEPLQAAPTIIEDDCFIGARSEIVEGVIVERGAVISMGVYIGQSTKIYDRESGEVIYGRVPAGSVVVPGNLPSKDGQYSLYCAVIVKRVDEKTRGKVGINDLLRNID; this is encoded by the coding sequence ATGAGCAACTTAAAAGAAACCATCGAGAACGCGTTCGAGCACCGAGCGGAGATCACACCGGAACGGGTCGACCCGGCCGTTAAAGAGGCCATTGAAGAAGCACTGGCGCTGCTGGAATCGGGAAGCGCCCGGGTGGCCGAACCCACCGAAGGCGGATGGCGCGTCAATGAGTGGTTGAAAAAAGCCGTTCTGCTCTCGTTCCGCACCGAGGAAAACCGCCTACTGGACGGCGGTTTCACCCATTTCTATGACAAGGTTCCCACGCGGTACGCGTCATTTGATGAAGCGGCGTTTCAGGCCCAAGGCGTCCGAGTAGTCCCGCCGGCCACCGTCCGCCGCGGCACACACATTGCCTCCAATGTGGTCCTGATGCCGTCATATGTAAACATCGGCGCCTATGTGGGCTCCGGCACCATGGTGGATACCTGGGCCACGGTGGGGTCATGCGCCCAAATCGGCCGCAATGTCCATCTCTCCGGCGGCGTTGGCATCGGCGGCGTTCTGGAACCGCTGCAAGCTGCACCGACGATCATCGAGGACGACTGCTTCATCGGCGCTCGTTCCGAAATCGTCGAAGGAGTGATCGTGGAACGGGGTGCCGTCATCTCCATGGGTGTCTACATCGGTCAAAGCACCAAAATTTATGACCGCGAATCCGGCGAAGTCATCTATGGCCGGGTGCCCGCCGGCTCGGTGGTGGTGCCGGGTAATCTGCCCTCCAAGGACGGCCAATACAGCCTGTACTGCGCGGTGATCGTCAAACGGGTCGACGAGAAGACCCGCGGCAAAGTGGGCATCAACGACCTGCTGCGGAACATCGACTGA
- a CDS encoding response regulator transcription factor, with translation MSEMTTSQHNLLLVDDDETFSRILARVLRRRGFEVTCASDSAEALTQAQASVPSHAIVDLRLGDQESGLQLIPALRKLNPAMRIVILTGYASIATAIDAVKLGATYYLPKPVDADAIIDAFGRETPDPTQDVESTPLSVRRLEWEHIQRVLNEHNGNVSAAARSLNMHRRTLQRKLAKHAVKR, from the coding sequence ATGAGCGAAATGACAACGTCGCAACACAATCTATTACTCGTTGATGACGACGAGACGTTCAGTCGTATTCTGGCGCGGGTCTTGAGACGACGAGGCTTTGAAGTGACCTGCGCCAGCGACAGCGCCGAAGCGTTAACACAGGCCCAAGCATCTGTGCCATCGCATGCTATCGTCGATCTGCGCCTCGGGGATCAAGAATCGGGCTTGCAACTGATACCGGCGCTGCGAAAGCTCAACCCCGCGATGCGCATCGTGATTCTGACCGGCTACGCGAGCATCGCTACGGCCATCGATGCCGTCAAACTGGGCGCCACGTATTACTTGCCCAAACCGGTGGATGCCGATGCCATCATCGACGCTTTCGGGCGGGAAACGCCGGATCCCACACAAGATGTCGAAAGCACGCCGTTGTCCGTTCGCCGACTTGAGTGGGAACATATTCAGCGGGTTTTGAACGAACACAATGGCAACGTTTCGGCGGCCGCCCGAAGTTTGAACATGCACCGCCGAACATTACAACGAAAGCTCGCGAAACACGCCGTGAAACGATAA